One part of the Truepera radiovictrix DSM 17093 genome encodes these proteins:
- a CDS encoding putative bifunctional diguanylate cyclase/phosphodiesterase: MPRPAAAPERARLAALARLRAAGGVPVGLYKPLLALGAHALGTPIAAVGLVDAAQVAFPVALGLPAGFTAPRLDAFLHPAPLVVGDVSSSPDWAASPLVGALGVRFYAGAPLRTPAGQLVGALSLMDRAPRDASDLGGDLFALLEALAAAATAALERPGPKRRARPANPPRAEVLELIARGAPLPAVLLHLTRALEAAQPGLWASVSRLEGGRLLLEVAPSLPNTLARALEALPITPRVGALAAAARGERVLTADVRSDPLWHPFRFAALQHGLHAVCADPIVSDEGEVLGTFHLYSREVAGITEERLRDLREAAQLASLALTRERLQQRLQHQARHDPLTGLPNRALMHERLEQTLAHAQRTSGVVAALLLDLDDFKRVNDALGHATGDRLLQEVARRLRAAVRALDTVARLGGDEFVIIAPLAAAEDAPACAQRVLEALRPPFKVQEHTFEMRASVGVSLYPCDAQDAETLLRAADSALYAAKGDARASFHRYQQAMTETLETRLTLEVALREALAVGALELFAQPRFALRTGAVAAFEALVRWPHPERGLLLPGCFLEVAERGGLMASLDAWVFEQALVHLSRWQRLGLPYRLSCNLSAASFRRGDVAAGLGELAGRYGVDPARLELEVTEDLLMHDLDRAAQQLRQLKAQLPGLRVALDDFGRGYSSLAYLRHLPLDTLKIDRAFVADLAAPNLAAPRVREGAPRTQRTALAVIRAVVALGHELGLSVVAEGVESAAQLGMLTALGVDEVQGFFVGSPAPLREVAGAGAAPVPDA; this comes from the coding sequence ATGCCCCGCCCCGCTGCCGCCCCCGAGCGCGCGCGCCTCGCCGCGCTCGCCCGGCTGCGCGCGGCGGGGGGCGTGCCGGTCGGGCTCTACAAGCCTCTGCTGGCCCTCGGAGCACACGCGCTGGGCACCCCGATCGCCGCCGTAGGGCTGGTCGACGCCGCGCAGGTCGCCTTTCCGGTGGCACTCGGGTTGCCGGCGGGGTTTACAGCGCCCCGCCTGGACGCCTTCTTGCACCCCGCCCCGCTCGTCGTAGGGGACGTCAGCAGCTCCCCGGACTGGGCCGCGTCGCCGCTCGTGGGCGCGTTGGGGGTGCGCTTCTACGCGGGAGCGCCCCTGCGCACCCCTGCGGGGCAGCTCGTGGGCGCGCTGTCGCTGATGGACCGGGCGCCGCGCGACGCGAGCGACCTGGGCGGCGACCTCTTCGCACTCTTGGAGGCGCTCGCCGCCGCGGCTACGGCGGCCCTCGAGCGCCCCGGGCCGAAGCGCCGCGCCCGACCGGCAAACCCCCCAAGGGCCGAGGTGCTCGAGCTGATCGCGCGCGGCGCCCCCCTGCCGGCGGTGCTGCTGCACCTCACCCGCGCGCTCGAAGCGGCGCAGCCGGGTCTGTGGGCGTCGGTGTCGCGGCTCGAGGGAGGCAGGCTGCTGCTCGAGGTCGCCCCGAGCCTGCCGAACACCTTGGCGAGGGCGCTCGAGGCGTTGCCGATAACCCCGCGCGTCGGCGCTCTGGCGGCGGCGGCGCGCGGCGAGCGGGTGTTAACGGCCGACGTCCGCTCAGACCCCTTGTGGCACCCTTTCCGCTTTGCGGCCCTGCAGCACGGCCTGCACGCGGTCTGCGCCGACCCCATCGTGAGCGACGAGGGGGAGGTGCTGGGGACGTTTCACCTCTACAGCCGCGAGGTCGCCGGCATCACCGAGGAGCGCTTACGCGACCTGCGCGAAGCGGCGCAGCTCGCGAGCCTCGCGCTGACGCGCGAGCGCCTGCAGCAGCGGTTGCAACACCAAGCGCGGCACGACCCGCTGACGGGGCTCCCCAACCGCGCCCTGATGCACGAGCGCCTCGAGCAGACCCTCGCGCACGCCCAGCGCACCAGCGGCGTCGTCGCCGCGCTGCTTTTGGACCTCGACGACTTTAAACGCGTCAACGACGCCCTCGGCCACGCCACCGGCGACAGGCTGCTGCAGGAGGTCGCCAGGCGCCTCCGCGCGGCGGTGCGCGCGCTCGACACGGTGGCGCGCCTCGGGGGCGACGAGTTCGTCATCATCGCCCCCTTAGCGGCCGCCGAGGACGCCCCCGCGTGCGCGCAACGGGTGCTCGAGGCGCTCCGCCCCCCCTTCAAGGTGCAGGAGCACACCTTCGAGATGCGCGCGAGCGTCGGCGTCAGCCTCTACCCCTGCGACGCCCAGGACGCCGAGACGCTCCTGCGCGCGGCCGACAGCGCCCTCTACGCGGCGAAAGGGGACGCTCGGGCGAGCTTTCACCGCTACCAGCAGGCGATGACCGAGACCCTGGAGACGCGGCTCACCCTCGAGGTCGCGCTGCGCGAAGCGCTCGCCGTAGGCGCGCTCGAGCTCTTCGCGCAACCGCGGTTTGCCCTCCGCACGGGGGCGGTGGCCGCCTTCGAGGCGCTGGTGCGCTGGCCCCACCCCGAACGCGGCCTGCTCTTGCCGGGGTGCTTTTTGGAGGTCGCCGAGAGGGGGGGTCTTATGGCCTCCCTCGACGCGTGGGTTTTCGAGCAGGCCTTGGTGCACCTCAGCCGCTGGCAGCGGCTGGGGCTCCCGTACCGGCTCTCGTGCAACCTCTCGGCGGCCTCGTTCCGGCGCGGCGACGTCGCCGCGGGGCTCGGGGAGCTGGCGGGACGTTACGGGGTCGATCCCGCGCGGCTCGAGCTCGAGGTCACCGAAGACCTGTTGATGCACGACCTCGACAGGGCGGCGCAACAGCTGCGTCAGCTTAAGGCGCAGCTCCCGGGGCTCCGGGTCGCGCTCGACGACTTCGGACGCGGGTACTCCTCACTCGCCTACTTGCGCCACCTCCCCCTCGACACCCTCAAGATCGACCGCGCGTTCGTCGCCGACCTCGCAGCGCCGAACCTCGCTGCGCCACGCGTGCGCGAGGGCGCCCCGCGCACCCAACGGACCGCGCTCGCGGTGATCCGCGCGGTCGTCGCGCTCGGGCACGAGTTGGGGTTGAGTGTGGTGGCCGAGGGGGTGGAGTCGGCGGCGCAGCTCGGCATGCTCACGGCGCTCGGGGTCGACGAGGTGCAGGGGTTTTTCGTCGGCTCCCCCGCGCCACTTCGTGAGGTCGCCGGTGCAGGCGCGGCGCCAGTCCCCGACGCGTAG
- a CDS encoding site-specific integrase: MAPRARPPNDVREIYATLFGEGVPSLRELRATPTRLAALEALLSALNVAVPPRHGDVLARLLGLGGAKEATLAQLSLELGVSRERVRKMAQQALGALERAARAASTTADTPSGEALERYRGDALEQAISWASLPPDELKRRAMSAAAERDADALWALTDAYLTLHGAKGSALSARTRESYRRGVRDLVEDWGGENLLRPSRDAGVIWVRRLEQRTLRDRQTGEPVLGPRTGTPKRLSPATVQAKLAAARALYRALRWSGATTATPFDNVKAAKDPVPAWEKRGAYTPEEVEALLGVAEGPDRVMVLLGAHAGLRIAEMAALRWSDIDWRAKELVVRRGKGGKTARVAMTRRLREALRETRLAGDPAAQGYVLPFRAYRARERFQRLCLRAGVVYEGREVHGLRHGAGTRVYGQFRDLGRVAQHLRQASVDTARRYAKMADKVVGEGIEDW; the protein is encoded by the coding sequence GTGGCACCAAGAGCACGACCGCCGAACGACGTTCGAGAGATCTACGCCACCCTCTTTGGCGAGGGCGTCCCCAGTCTCAGGGAGCTGCGGGCGACGCCGACCCGCTTGGCGGCCCTTGAGGCTCTCCTCAGCGCGTTGAACGTCGCCGTGCCCCCGCGCCACGGCGACGTTCTGGCGCGGCTCCTCGGACTCGGCGGCGCCAAAGAGGCGACGCTCGCCCAGCTCAGCCTCGAGCTCGGCGTCAGCCGTGAGCGCGTCCGGAAAATGGCGCAACAGGCGCTGGGGGCCCTTGAACGCGCCGCGCGCGCTGCGAGCACCACCGCCGATACCCCGAGCGGTGAGGCGCTCGAGCGCTACCGCGGCGACGCGCTCGAGCAGGCGATCTCATGGGCCTCGCTGCCCCCCGACGAGCTCAAACGGCGCGCCATGAGCGCCGCCGCCGAACGCGACGCCGACGCGCTCTGGGCGCTCACCGACGCCTACTTGACGCTGCACGGCGCCAAGGGGTCGGCGCTCAGCGCGCGCACCCGCGAGAGCTACCGGCGCGGCGTGCGCGACCTCGTGGAGGACTGGGGGGGCGAAAACCTCCTGCGGCCGAGCCGCGACGCGGGGGTGATCTGGGTGCGGCGCCTCGAGCAGCGCACGCTGCGCGACCGGCAGACCGGCGAACCGGTCTTGGGCCCCCGCACGGGGACCCCCAAGCGGCTTAGCCCGGCGACGGTGCAGGCCAAACTCGCCGCCGCGCGCGCCCTCTACCGGGCGCTCCGCTGGTCGGGGGCGACGACGGCGACCCCTTTCGATAACGTCAAAGCGGCCAAAGACCCGGTGCCCGCTTGGGAAAAGCGGGGGGCGTACACCCCCGAGGAGGTCGAGGCCCTTTTGGGGGTCGCCGAGGGGCCGGACAGGGTGATGGTGCTTTTGGGGGCGCACGCGGGGCTGCGCATCGCCGAGATGGCCGCCCTGCGCTGGTCGGACATCGACTGGCGCGCCAAGGAGCTCGTCGTGCGCCGCGGCAAGGGCGGCAAAACGGCCCGCGTCGCGATGACGCGGCGCCTACGCGAAGCGCTACGTGAAACCCGGCTCGCGGGCGACCCCGCGGCGCAGGGTTACGTCCTCCCCTTTCGCGCCTACCGCGCCCGCGAGCGCTTCCAGCGCCTCTGCCTGCGGGCTGGGGTGGTGTACGAGGGGCGCGAGGTGCACGGCCTGCGCCACGGGGCGGGGACGCGCGTCTACGGGCAGTTTCGAGACCTCGGCCGGGTCGCGCAACACCTACGCCAGGCGAGCGTCGACACCGCGCGGCGCTACGCGAAGATGGCCGACAAGGTCGTCGGCGAGGGGATCGAGGACTGGTAA
- a CDS encoding 5-oxoprolinase subunit PxpA, whose amino-acid sequence MASSVDLNADLGEAFGVWQLGQDEALMPQLTSANLACGFHAGDPLTIRRSVALAREHGVQIGAHPGFPDRVGFGRRDLAATPEEVYADVLYQLGALEAFLRPHGAKLHHVKAHGALYLKLHADPAIAEAVAAAVGDFDASLPLVLLAGAGGAEAARVARGRGLRVVFEAFPDRAYVAGGRLAPRALAGAVLHDPERVAERAVQMAAGSVTTLEGDTVALEAGTLCLHGDHPRAVENARAVRRALAAAGVQVAAF is encoded by the coding sequence ATGGCCTCTAGCGTCGACCTCAACGCCGACCTCGGCGAGGCCTTCGGGGTCTGGCAACTCGGTCAGGACGAGGCACTGATGCCGCAGCTCACGTCGGCCAACCTCGCCTGTGGCTTTCACGCGGGTGACCCCCTGACGATCCGGCGCAGCGTCGCGCTCGCCCGAGAGCACGGGGTGCAAATAGGCGCGCATCCCGGCTTTCCCGACCGGGTCGGTTTCGGCCGCCGCGACCTCGCCGCGACCCCCGAAGAGGTCTACGCCGACGTGCTCTACCAGCTGGGGGCGCTCGAGGCCTTTTTGCGGCCCCACGGCGCCAAGCTGCACCACGTTAAGGCGCACGGTGCGCTCTACCTCAAGCTGCACGCCGACCCCGCTATCGCCGAGGCGGTCGCGGCGGCCGTGGGCGACTTCGACGCGTCCTTGCCGCTCGTCTTGCTCGCCGGAGCGGGCGGTGCGGAGGCGGCGCGCGTCGCGCGGGGGCGGGGGCTCAGGGTGGTCTTCGAGGCCTTCCCCGACCGCGCGTACGTCGCCGGCGGCCGCCTCGCCCCGCGCGCGCTCGCCGGAGCGGTGCTCCATGACCCCGAGAGGGTCGCCGAGCGCGCGGTGCAGATGGCTGCGGGGAGCGTCACCACGCTCGAGGGGGACACGGTGGCGCTGGAGGCGGGGACGCTCTGCCTGCACGGCGATCACCCGCGCGCGGTCGAGAACGCGCGCGCGGTGCGCCGCGCGCTAGCGGCGGCGGGCGTGCAGGTCGCCGCCTTTTAG
- a CDS encoding carboxyltransferase domain-containing protein → MALYGLYKRFASPTDPPDRAVSAAVQGLARALLEAPLAGVTDLIPAYASLYVEFDATRVSAQRVRAWLERGERVSPPPPSRTVELAVHYDGPDLASVAERTGLTVDEVVARHAGRAYYVYAVGFTPGLAFMGEVDPQLQLPRRPKPRGRVAAGSVAIAGAQTTVYPVASPGGWHLLGRTLEPVYDPHAREPLRLAAGDTVRFRPSPIPPHHTGLDERPLELLPEGPERPLLRVLEPGLLDLVVDAGRFWAGRYGFARSGPLDARSAALANRLVGNPPGAALLELNARGGLYEALAAGVLAFAGYGLRPLRNGEPMPPFTSFAVREGDRLAFAPTPRGCRGYLALAGGVESGRFLGSAAVDLKGRIGRALRAGDVLGTARSAPVRPGRSFVPHGEPGPDTTLRVLPGPQASGEALAALTAGAFTVVRADRMGVQLGGPPVPGGEVRSEGVPLGAVQVPPGGEPIVLLADRGTMGGYAKPAVLHPADLARAGQLRPGDRVRFRRLAGGA, encoded by the coding sequence ATGGCGCTTTACGGGCTCTACAAGCGCTTCGCCAGCCCTACGGACCCGCCCGACCGCGCGGTCAGTGCCGCCGTGCAGGGACTCGCTCGAGCCCTCCTCGAGGCGCCCCTGGCGGGGGTTACGGACCTCATCCCCGCCTACGCGTCGCTCTACGTGGAGTTCGACGCCACGCGGGTGAGCGCGCAGCGGGTGCGGGCGTGGTTAGAGCGCGGCGAGCGCGTCTCTCCCCCACCTCCCAGCCGCACCGTGGAGCTAGCGGTCCACTACGACGGCCCCGACCTCGCGAGCGTCGCCGAGCGCACCGGGCTCACGGTGGACGAGGTCGTCGCGCGGCACGCAGGCCGCGCCTACTACGTCTACGCGGTGGGGTTTACGCCGGGCCTCGCCTTTATGGGCGAGGTCGACCCCCAGCTGCAGCTCCCGCGCCGCCCGAAGCCGCGAGGCCGCGTAGCGGCGGGGAGCGTCGCCATCGCGGGCGCCCAGACGACCGTCTACCCCGTCGCGTCGCCGGGCGGGTGGCACCTCCTGGGGCGCACCCTGGAGCCGGTCTACGACCCGCACGCGCGCGAGCCGCTGCGGCTCGCGGCGGGCGACACGGTGCGCTTTCGCCCCTCACCGATCCCGCCCCACCACACGGGCTTGGACGAGCGGCCGCTCGAGCTCCTCCCGGAGGGGCCGGAGCGGCCACTTTTGCGGGTGCTCGAGCCCGGCCTCCTCGACCTCGTCGTGGACGCGGGGCGCTTTTGGGCGGGGCGTTACGGCTTCGCCCGCAGCGGCCCCCTGGACGCGCGTTCGGCGGCGCTCGCCAACCGCTTGGTCGGCAACCCGCCGGGGGCAGCGCTCCTCGAGCTGAACGCGCGCGGCGGCCTCTACGAGGCGCTCGCCGCGGGGGTGCTCGCGTTCGCGGGGTACGGTCTGCGGCCGCTTCGCAACGGCGAACCGATGCCGCCCTTTACGAGCTTCGCGGTGCGCGAAGGCGACCGGCTCGCCTTCGCGCCGACCCCCCGCGGTTGCCGGGGGTACCTCGCCCTGGCCGGCGGCGTCGAGAGCGGGCGCTTTCTGGGGAGCGCGGCGGTCGACCTCAAGGGGCGGATCGGCCGCGCGCTGCGCGCCGGCGACGTGCTCGGCACCGCGCGCAGCGCGCCCGTCCGGCCGGGCCGGAGCTTCGTCCCCCACGGTGAACCGGGGCCGGACACGACCCTGCGGGTGCTGCCGGGGCCGCAGGCGAGCGGCGAGGCGCTCGCCGCCCTCACGGCGGGGGCGTTTACCGTGGTGCGCGCCGACCGGATGGGGGTGCAGCTCGGGGGCCCGCCCGTCCCCGGGGGCGAGGTGCGCTCCGAAGGGGTCCCCCTCGGGGCGGTGCAGGTCCCGCCGGGGGGTGAGCCCATCGTCCTGCTCGCCGACCGCGGTACGATGGGCGGCTACGCCAAACCGGCCGTCCTCCACCCCGCCGACCTCGCGCGCGCGGGGCAGCTGCGGCCGGGGGACCGGGTCCGCTTTCGGCGCCTCGCAGGGGGGGCGTAG
- a CDS encoding ABC transporter substrate-binding protein, which yields MPNPSRRARFASLGALAALAPLAGAQTLTVATHYPPENVAVLEPCFARYTEETGVQIVHQQIPYGDYLQTILTARIGGQTPDILHVYSIWAAQLVHNGILAAPPEETLAFIRDNYVANTVDAVTIQGQVWGIPTEVSNYLLVYNKRLLQEAGYDAPPSTWDELLEIAEATTERDAQGRLTRAGFAFGPTVANVVHPYLTLLYSKGVDLFTEDFSATNLTTPEAIEALEQQVRLFEAGVADFSLPVAEFQAGDVAMTIQAVWTKGGHREAFGEAFEETVGVAPIPMGDAWRSLQYAFFYGVDAGSPNQDEAWRFLEWLNTAQEAGETSCMGAMLVDLGALTANTTDIEAAQDELGDAFSAPFVEALARSVTEPNVIQAAEIQAILQTYIERAWRGELSPEAALTQADQEISTILAEFY from the coding sequence ATGCCGAACCCCAGCCGCAGAGCCCGCTTCGCCTCACTCGGCGCCTTGGCCGCGCTCGCGCCGCTCGCCGGCGCGCAGACCCTGACCGTGGCGACCCACTACCCCCCCGAAAACGTCGCGGTGTTAGAGCCCTGCTTCGCGCGCTACACCGAGGAGACGGGCGTGCAGATCGTGCACCAACAGATCCCCTACGGCGACTACCTGCAGACGATCCTCACCGCGCGCATCGGCGGGCAGACGCCCGACATCCTGCACGTGTACTCGATCTGGGCGGCGCAGCTCGTACATAACGGCATCCTGGCCGCTCCACCCGAGGAGACGCTGGCGTTTATCCGCGACAACTACGTGGCCAACACCGTCGACGCCGTCACCATCCAGGGTCAAGTCTGGGGGATCCCCACGGAGGTCTCGAACTACCTGCTGGTGTACAACAAGCGCCTCTTGCAAGAAGCGGGGTACGACGCACCCCCCAGCACCTGGGACGAACTACTGGAGATCGCCGAAGCCACCACCGAGCGTGACGCGCAGGGGCGCCTGACGCGGGCAGGTTTCGCCTTCGGGCCGACCGTGGCCAACGTCGTCCACCCCTACCTGACGCTGCTCTACTCCAAGGGCGTGGACCTCTTTACCGAGGACTTCTCCGCCACCAACCTCACCACCCCCGAAGCGATCGAGGCGCTCGAGCAGCAAGTCCGCCTCTTCGAGGCGGGCGTCGCGGACTTTAGCCTCCCCGTCGCGGAGTTTCAGGCGGGCGACGTGGCGATGACGATCCAGGCGGTCTGGACGAAGGGCGGGCACCGCGAGGCGTTCGGTGAGGCCTTCGAGGAGACCGTCGGCGTCGCTCCTATCCCCATGGGCGACGCTTGGCGCAGCCTGCAGTACGCCTTTTTCTACGGGGTCGACGCGGGGAGCCCCAACCAAGACGAGGCGTGGCGCTTTTTGGAGTGGCTCAACACCGCTCAGGAGGCGGGAGAGACGTCGTGCATGGGCGCGATGCTCGTCGACTTGGGGGCCCTAACCGCCAACACCACCGATATCGAGGCCGCCCAGGATGAGCTCGGCGACGCTTTTAGCGCGCCTTTTGTCGAAGCGTTGGCGCGTTCGGTCACCGAACCCAACGTGATCCAAGCCGCCGAGATCCAGGCGATTTTGCAGACCTATATCGAACGCGCTTGGCGCGGCGAGCTGAGTCCCGAGGCGGCGCTGACCCAAGCTGACCAGGAGATCAGCACCATCCTCGCCGAGTTCTACTAG
- a CDS encoding carbohydrate ABC transporter permease: protein MASPSVQRRGAPQRARRAALPQKAWAPYVFLLPALVFFVVFFLLPVLFSLYLTFTSWNALSPPRWVGGLNYRFLLTQDPAFYTTLRNTLVFAFGTVLLGIPIALGFAFLFTRSRYKALWRALYWLPMVTNVVAIAYLWQFILDGRFGLFNRVLGWVGITGPNWLTTPGFDMAAVIIVAVWAGLGQNMVLFSAGLEGIDGSYYDAAQTDGAGLWASFWHVTLPLLRPTLLFVSVTSFIAGMGSFALILVLTGGNPSPTTNVTALYMYQMAFQDLRLGRASAASFLLFVVIFLLTLVQLRLFRRGGVEAY from the coding sequence GTGGCCTCGCCGTCCGTCCAGCGAAGGGGTGCACCCCAGCGGGCGCGCCGCGCCGCCCTGCCGCAAAAGGCGTGGGCGCCCTACGTCTTTTTGCTCCCCGCGCTCGTCTTTTTCGTGGTGTTCTTTCTCCTGCCGGTCCTTTTCTCCTTGTACCTCACCTTTACGAGCTGGAACGCCCTCTCTCCCCCGCGCTGGGTGGGGGGGCTCAACTACCGCTTTCTCTTGACCCAAGACCCCGCCTTTTACACCACCTTGCGTAACACCCTGGTGTTCGCCTTCGGCACGGTGCTTTTAGGCATCCCCATCGCCCTGGGGTTCGCCTTTCTCTTTACCCGCAGCCGCTACAAAGCTCTCTGGCGCGCCCTTTACTGGCTGCCGATGGTCACCAACGTGGTGGCTATCGCCTACTTGTGGCAGTTTATCCTCGACGGGCGCTTCGGGCTCTTTAACCGGGTGCTGGGGTGGGTGGGGATCACCGGCCCCAACTGGCTCACCACGCCGGGGTTCGACATGGCGGCGGTCATCATCGTCGCGGTGTGGGCGGGGTTGGGGCAGAACATGGTGCTCTTCTCGGCCGGTTTGGAGGGGATCGACGGGTCGTACTACGACGCCGCACAGACCGACGGCGCGGGGCTCTGGGCGAGCTTTTGGCACGTGACCCTGCCGCTGTTGCGCCCCACGCTGCTCTTTGTCAGCGTCACGAGCTTTATCGCCGGGATGGGGTCTTTCGCCCTCATCTTGGTCCTTACAGGTGGCAACCCCAGCCCGACGACGAACGTCACCGCCCTTTACATGTACCAGATGGCCTTTCAGGACCTGCGCCTCGGGCGCGCGTCGGCGGCGTCGTTTCTGCTCTTCGTGGTGATCTTCCTCCTCACCCTCGTGCAGCTCCGGCTCTTTCGGCGCGGCGGCGTGGAGGCGTACTGA
- a CDS encoding carbohydrate ABC transporter permease: protein MARRLLVAALKYGALLLGAALMLLPFLEMFVGALRTPAERFARPPVFWPSDPQWGVYARVFSELPMGRWYLNSLIVSVSVTAIQLLTSAAAGFALAKYTFRGRALLFRTILSAQMFPFFLFLIPMFFLIRYWPLAGGNDLFGGGGNGLLGTYASLILPFTITWYGIFLMRQFMVTIPDELLDAARIDGCSEWRIFSHVVLPLVKPALATLGIFSFIYQWNEFIWTVTVTRTAPQLQTLPVGIFLMSGAYNTVAQESFRQAALAVSIVPLVVLFLLLQRFYVKGVVMSGLKG from the coding sequence ATGGCCCGTCGGCTCCTCGTCGCGGCCCTCAAGTACGGTGCGCTGCTGCTCGGCGCCGCCCTGATGCTGCTCCCCTTTTTGGAGATGTTCGTCGGTGCGCTCCGCACCCCCGCCGAGCGCTTCGCCCGCCCCCCCGTGTTCTGGCCGAGCGATCCGCAGTGGGGGGTCTACGCGCGGGTCTTTAGCGAGTTGCCGATGGGGCGGTGGTACCTCAACAGCCTCATCGTGTCGGTGAGCGTGACGGCGATCCAGCTCCTAACGAGCGCGGCGGCGGGGTTCGCGCTCGCCAAGTACACCTTTCGCGGCCGCGCGCTCCTCTTTCGCACCATCTTGTCGGCGCAGATGTTCCCCTTTTTCCTCTTTCTCATCCCCATGTTTTTCCTGATCCGCTACTGGCCGCTCGCGGGGGGCAACGACCTCTTCGGGGGGGGCGGCAACGGGCTACTGGGCACCTACGCCTCGCTGATCCTGCCCTTTACGATCACCTGGTACGGCATCTTTTTGATGCGGCAGTTTATGGTGACGATCCCCGACGAGCTTCTCGACGCCGCCCGCATCGACGGCTGCTCCGAGTGGCGCATCTTTTCGCACGTCGTCTTGCCCCTCGTTAAACCGGCCCTGGCGACCTTGGGGATCTTCTCGTTTATCTACCAGTGGAACGAGTTTATCTGGACGGTGACGGTAACCCGCACCGCCCCCCAGCTGCAGACGCTGCCCGTGGGGATTTTCCTGATGAGCGGGGCTTACAACACGGTCGCGCAGGAGTCGTTTCGGCAGGCCGCGCTCGCTGTCTCTATCGTCCCGTTGGTGGTGCTCTTCTTGTTGCTGCAGCGCTTTTACGTCAAGGGCGTGGTGATGTCGGGGCTCAAGGGGTAG
- a CDS encoding ABC transporter ATP-binding protein — protein MEAPVLAVRHLSKRYSASQPPALHRVDLEVARGELVALLGPSGCGKTTLLRLLAGFEVPDEGEVAVAGTVVATPERQLPPEARRLGVVFQDYALFPHLSVLHNVAFGLRALPRRQRRARVEEVLALVGLQDFGHRYPHQLSGGQQQRVALARALAPEPEVLLLDEPFSNLDAALREETRGEVRRILKASGASALLVTHDQEEAMTFAERLAIMRQGRLEQMGAPEAVYRAPRNAFVASFLGATNLLQGIAEGSVAHTPVGPLELSRPAQGPVLLSLRPECLQFCARGAPVRVLSRAFKGHDLTYTCQLVGAQEPCVLTVHTGPVCPLREGDVGYVATAAEAVVLEA, from the coding sequence ATGGAAGCGCCCGTGCTCGCCGTCCGCCACCTCTCCAAGCGTTACAGCGCCTCCCAACCGCCCGCTCTGCACCGCGTCGACCTCGAGGTCGCGCGGGGGGAACTCGTCGCGCTCCTGGGACCCTCGGGGTGCGGTAAGACGACCCTGCTGCGGCTGCTCGCGGGTTTCGAGGTGCCCGACGAGGGGGAGGTCGCGGTCGCTGGAACGGTCGTGGCGACGCCCGAGCGCCAGCTCCCCCCCGAAGCGCGGCGCCTCGGGGTGGTGTTTCAGGACTACGCCCTGTTTCCCCACCTCAGCGTGTTGCACAACGTGGCTTTCGGTCTCCGCGCACTCCCGCGGCGGCAGCGCCGGGCGCGCGTGGAGGAGGTGCTGGCGCTCGTCGGCCTGCAGGACTTCGGCCACCGCTACCCACACCAGCTCTCCGGCGGGCAGCAGCAGCGCGTGGCCCTAGCGCGCGCGCTCGCCCCGGAGCCCGAGGTGCTCCTGTTAGACGAGCCCTTTAGCAACCTCGACGCCGCGCTGCGCGAGGAGACCCGGGGCGAGGTGCGCCGCATCCTCAAAGCGAGCGGCGCTAGCGCGCTGCTGGTGACCCACGACCAGGAGGAGGCGATGACGTTTGCCGAGCGCCTAGCGATCATGCGCCAGGGGCGCTTGGAGCAGATGGGCGCGCCCGAAGCGGTCTACCGCGCCCCGCGCAACGCCTTCGTGGCGAGCTTTCTGGGGGCGACGAACCTGCTGCAGGGGATCGCCGAGGGCAGCGTGGCGCACACGCCGGTCGGGCCGCTCGAGCTTTCGCGCCCGGCCCAAGGGCCCGTACTGCTCTCGTTGCGCCCCGAATGCCTCCAGTTTTGTGCCCGCGGCGCCCCCGTGCGGGTCTTGAGCCGCGCCTTTAAGGGCCACGACCTCACCTACACGTGCCAACTCGTCGGCGCCCAAGAGCCGTGCGTGCTGACCGTCCACACGGGCCCGGTGTGCCCCTTACGCGAAGGGGACGTCGGTTACGTTGCAACCGCGGCGGAGGCGGTGGTGCTCGAAGCGTAG